AAAGCGATTTTGAATAGCTGCCCATGGCTACCACAACTTTGTCTGCGGCAATTTCCCCTTGCGATGTGTTGACTGAGAGTACCTGATTACCTTGTGTGTTGAGGCTATGTATCTCGGTGTTGAAGATGAACTCAACCCCCGCTTGTTCTGCCATTGCTTGCAGTTGTTGGCAGAACAAATAGCAGTCTCCAGTCTCATCATCTGGCAAATAGAGACCTCCGGTAAGTGTTCCTTGAATGTGGGCGAGCCCAGGCTCTTGCACTAAACACTCTTGAGCATTCAGCAACTGGTATCGAGTGCCACTTTCTTCTAGCAGTGCAATATCTTTTTCTACTGCAAGTAATTGCTTGCGGTTACGGAAAATTTGTAACGTCCCTCGAGTACGCCCTTGGTAGTTGAGGTCGTATTGCTGGTTTAACTGCGCTAAACACTCTCGGCTACGATTGGCAATCGCCAACATACGGGCTTTGTTAATCCGATACCTGTCCAGCTGGCAATTTTTTAACATTTGGCTAGCCCAACGGAGGAGTTCTGGGCTAAGGCTAGGCTTAATCTTTAGCGGTGCATGCTCTTCTAATAACCATTTTATGGCTTTCATGGGCACGCCAGGAGCCGCCCATGGTGAAGAGTAGCCATAAGAGATCTGGCCCGCATTGGCAAAACTGGTTTCTTCTGCGGAGCGTGGTTGGCGATCAATCACCGTAACTTGACACCCCGCTTGCTGTAAATACCAAGCGCTGGTTAATCCGACCACTCCGCTGCCTAAAATGACGACTTTCACACTCCAACTCCATAAACGGGGAATTTTTTCAAGAATGTTGGATTTACATCTGGTTAACAATCTATAAGAATTAATATCACTGTTTAGAAAAACTAAAAGCTTTATGAAATCAGCTCTGCTTAATGGAATCAATCTAGTGTGCATTGTCGCCAGACACCACAGCCTGACCAGTGCGGCCAGTGAGCTTAACCTCACTACAGGTGCCGTCAGCCAACAGCTTCAGTCGGCGGAAGAACGTCTAGGTTTTGACGTGTTTGAGCGTCATGCGAGAGGTATTCGCTTGACAGATCAAGGTCAAAAATTAGTTGAGTCAGTTTCACCGCATTTAGCGGCTATTGAAGATACTATCTACCAACTTACGCATGTGATGGATAGTAAGCAGATCCGACTTAAGCTGACCCCTTCACTTGCTTTTAAGTGGTTGGTGCCTCGCTTAGAAGATTTCCAGAAACAACACCCTGAAATACAGATCCACACGTTTGCTGAGGGAGCCTTGGTTGATAGCGACAACCGAGATTACGATATCGCGATTGATTACGGGCCATTACCCTATAAGTTGCCTGACGCTGAGCTATTGATGGAGGAATCTTTGCTGCCAGTAATGAGCCCAGGGTATTTTCGTCACTTTGCTCATCTTAGTGTGTCAGGGAGTGCACAGAGCTGGCAACATGTGACCTTGCTCCATGATGCGATGCCATGGAAAGGATCGACCAAAGATCATGAATGGCAATTTTGGGCCCAAGAGCACTCGCTTGAGTTTGACACCCATCAGGGGCACTTCTTTAATCGTACCGACATGGCTATGTCTGCAGCTGAAGCCGGAGTCGGTGTGGCGTTGGCGCGCATGGCACTATTGGGGGATGAGTTAAAACATCACAGGTTAGTGGCGCCATTCCCAGCTATCCGTGCCAGAGCGGGGTATTTCATTATTACTCACGTCGACAACCCGCATACTCGGCTGTTTAAAAGTTGGCTGAAACAACAAAGTGTTATTAGTTAAATTGTAAATAGCGTTTGCGAGTGTATATGCACCCACTACACTTAATAATGCCAGCAAGTTTCCACTTGCTGGCGTGCTTACGGGGCAGCGCATATGAAATCGACACAAGGCCAATGCAGCTATCAAAATCCTGATGGCTGGTGCTGCGATCAACCGTGTGGTGAGTCAGGACTGTGTTACTGGCATGATCCCAAAGTCGATAAAAGCAAAGATGATATAAAAGACAAGGTTGAACAATGGGCCGCAGCGGGTAAACCTTTAGACGGATTTCAGTTGGCAAGAACAAACTTGGTAGACATCAATTTGGTTAACCGAGGGTGTAAAGAAGGCTATTCATGTCGTAATGTGGATTTTTACCGAGCGGATCTGACCGATGCGCACTTTTTCGGTCTTGATTTACGTGGTTCGTCGTTAATGAAATCAAAGATGTTAGGTGCGAATCTGCATTGTGCCAAGCTTGATGACTGCAATTTACTGGGAGCAGATCTTGGTCGAGCGAAGCTGGAAAATGTTGAGTGGGGAACCTACCTCAAGCAAGAACAACAAGCTAAGCAGGCACGCAAGAAGCGTCAGTACAAAGAAGTTGCATCCTTGTATCAGGAAGCCGAGGAAGTGTGTCGAAATATTCGCAAGCAATGTGAGAAGCAGGGGTTGTTCGAGATGGCGGGAGACTTCTTCAAACGCGAGATGCGTTTTCGTCGATATCAAATGCCAAAGTTGAGTGTCCGTAGAGTGGTGTCTAAAGTGGTCGATCTGTTCTGCGGTTATGGCGAAGATCCGATGCGGGTGGTCGGCTTTTCTATCTTTCTGATATTAGTCTGTGCCATGGCGTATTTCTTTTTGGATACTACGGGCGCACACCCGATATATGAAGATCTTAGTGGCTGGCAATTCTATCTATTTGAATTTCTTAACTCGCTTTACTTTAGCGTAGTGACCTTTACTACTCTCGGTTACGGGGATATTTCCCCAGTCGGAATCGCTAGGTTTATTGCTGCCTTCGAAGCTTTCCTCGGCAGCTTTACCATGGCGCTGTTTGTGGTGGTTTTCGTGAAGAAAATGACGCGTTAGAGGCTACGATAATGTTGTACTAACCAGTTTTCAGCATCGATCTCATCCGCTTTAAACTGGTTGGCGAAATGTTCGATCATTGCAGATAAGTACTCTCCGCTGTCACACATAGTGTCAAACAGTCTGTCTTCTGTTGCCGCTAATGAACCCGATTGTGGCTGTGCTTTTGCGGCCAATAATACAGGAATTATATACTTGTCTTTGTTGGCTTGGTTGAGGTCTTTAAGCTGGCGAGCAGCTAGATGAACCTGAGCGATAGAGCTTGGCTGGTAATTATCGCTTTCCATGTCTATCCGAATAACGAATATGATCCCACGATAGAGCACTATTGACTCTATATCTTCAAGGTTTGCTCCCATGGGCAGGCGTAGTAGCACTTGTCCAGCTAGGTGAGGCAAGGTTTTCAACTGGGTTTGCAGCAGTGAAATTTTCCTTAGCCATGTTTGCTTCGCATCGGCCTTTATTAGATCTAGGTCACTTAGGTTTGCACTATCAAGCTGGTGGCAGAAAGTGTAAAGAGGGGTATTGAGTAAGATTTTATCATTCATCGCTTTTAAGGGGGTAATATGATTGCATCTACATTCTGATGGTGTATCGAGTACAAAGTAGAGCGCTTGATAAAAGACTACTCCATATTGATTCACTAGCTCAAGGAAGGTATATGAAAGATGAAACCTAATCAATTGACTTTAGTTTTAAAACTGAGCAATCACTACATCTTGGACATTTCATATACCAGTAGAAGAATGTGTTCCCTTCGTGATATTTAATTCAACTCTGGCATTACATTGCCGCTATAGTGATGTAGACATTGAGTTTATCTGTCGATACAGAGGCTTATGAATATTTTGCCTGAGTAACTGTAGGCTTAGAAGAGCAATTCTTTCTAGTTTAAGGAAAGTTCACCACTCGGGGCTTATACTAGGATAGTAACCAATGCTTCATCATAGTGTGAGCCACACAAGAGCTTGCAATGAGATTGATGAATTCTTCTGGCATTTATATTGATAAATGAGATAGTTTTACTTTCGCCTCACGCGTTAACGAAAAATACAAATCCCGAGGCGGCAGATTAGGTAGTTACGTAGATGAGAAACACTCTACGTAAGTGTGAATGATACCGGGAATGAGTAAAATCAACTATGAGCGTTTCAAGCAGTACAATTCTTACAGAAAGTGGCACAAATGAACTTGAAATTATTGAATTTCACTTAGTTAAACAGATGCCCGATGGCTCTAAAAAAACCTGTTATTACGGCATCAACGTCGCCAAAGTACGTGAAGTCATTCAGGTACCGGAAACGACCGATTATCCCAATGCTCAGCCTCATATGGTTGGTGTATTCTCTTCCCGAGATATTCTTACTCCTCTGGTCGACCTTGCTGGCTGGTTAGGTGTTCCAACGAGCAAAGATTTAGATAAGAAGTTTGTCATTGTGACGGATTTCAACCGCATGACTAACGGCTTTCTGATTGATAGCATTAGCCGTATTCATCGTATTTCATGGAATGATGTCGAATCTCCAAGCCAATTTCTTGAAGCTGGCGAACAAGACTGTGTAGTGGCAGTCGTGCGCAAAGATGGCAATCTGATAATGATCCTTGATTTTGAGAAGATCATCGCTGACATCAACCCAGAACTGAGTATGGAAAAATACGATGTCAAAGTGGATAAAAGTGTCGATCTCAACCAGAAAATGGTTTCTAAGCGTAATTCGAAGACTGTCATGGTGGTGGATGATTCGGCCTTTATCCGCAGCTTGATCCAGGACACATTAAGCTCGGCGGGTTATAACATCATCGCATGTAAAGATGGTGGTGAGGCACATGAGAAGTTAATGGAAATTGCCGAAGTCGCGAAGAAGGAAAATTTACCTGTGACTGAACTGGTTGATGCGGTAGTGACGGATGTGGAGATGCCACGTATGGACGGTATGCACTTGGTGAAGCGTTTACGTGAATCCGATGCTTACAAAGAGTTACCGATAGTTATGTTCTCTTCTCTGATGAGTGATGATAACCGTGCCAAAGCTCTGGCTTTAGGTGCAAATGACACTATTACTAAGCCAGAGATTGGTCGTATGGTCGCAATGATGGACCAATACATTTTCTAATGACTATGCTGTTGTTCTGAAAGCGCTTTATTCTTTTGTATTTCAAGCTGGGCGACTTCGTTGTCCAGCTCTTTTATTTTTGCTGCCATTAATGTATGGCAATGCTCCGCCAGCTTTCGTGCATCTTCGATTTTATACCCAGAGACATCAATGGGCTCGAGCATTTCAGAAATCACCACACCATTGTTACGACGATTTAAGTCAATCTTGTTATGGGTAGTGCTGACACACATTGGCGTGATGGGGACTCCCGCTTCAATGGCCATACGGAATGCACCAGTTTTAAACGGTAGCAGCCCTCTTCCTTTGCTTCTTGTTCCCTCGGGGTAAACCCAAACAGACAGATCGCGTTGATGAATCGCTTCTGCGACTTGTTTGATCGTATCGCGTGCTTGAGATTTGTTCTCTCGGTTAATCAGTATGTTGCCAGTGATCCAGTAAAGTTGACCGAAGAAAGGGAGCCAGAGCAAGTCTCTTTTGCCAAGAGTGACGGTTCTTGGGCGAAGCATCCCCGGCGCTGTGACAAAGTCGTACACACTTTGATGATTAGAGATATAAACGCTATTGGCTGGTGTTGGAGCTCTATCTAAGCCACGTTGTATCAGTTTGAGGCCGACAAGTTTATGTAGCTGATTAAACCAGCGGCAGAAGAAATAAACATGCCTTGGGTTTCTTGGGCTGAATAAGCAATAGATCAAAGCAAATAGTGTGGTAAAGACAATAAAAATTGCAGCCAAGGTCAGACGAATAATACCAAGCAAAATACTTTCCTCTTTAAATGCACATGCGTTATCAAACCGATGTAAATCATTCAGTTTAATCTAGAGTCTTCATTCTATTTAACTCAATTGCAACAAAAAATACGTAAAAGCTTCTATCAAGTGTAAAAGTTACCTTCTCTGAAAGCTCAGTCCATTCCTGTGGACAACGGTTGCCAGATACCAATTTCCGAACTCCTTATAATGATTAAATTATCAAAATTAAAGTTGTCTGTTTTTCTGATGTTTTGTTTTTTAACAAATGTTAAAACTATCACTTCTGCTTGTTGGTAAATAATCAATCATTAAAACCAATTTTAAATGCACTTCTTGTTATTAACTAATTGCTTTTTAAGGTTTTTTATTAACCAAAGTATGTTTACTAATACTGTTGTTTAATTGATTTGTTGCCTGTTTATGAAGGTTTTGTTTTATAAAATGTTGGATGTTTTATAAGCGTGATTTATAGCTAGGGCTCTCTTGAGTAGTTATAAAAGATGACTGTTCATGGAGATAAAGTGAATAAAAATAGCTCAAAAAGGATCAGAGCAAATGCACAACATGATAAATAAAACCAAAGGAATATTCGTCCTATCGTCAATTACCGTGGCTATGGCTGGTGCTACGTCTGCGTTCGCAGCGTTGCCAACTGGCTTTAACGAGGCTGATTTGCCGACTAAATATATAGTCAAGTTTAAAGAAGAGTCACCTGCACCTTTCTCAATGGCGAGCTCAGCAGTGGCACCATCGAAAGCGCGTGAAGCGGTATTAGATGAAGTGAAAGCGCGCAAAGTTGAAAAATTGGGTAACCAAGCACTTTACAGTGTGGAAGTAGACGACAGTGAGTTGTCGGCACTACGTGAAAACAGCCAAGTTGAATATGTCGAGGTGGATCCTCCACGTTACTTATTAAGTGAAACTACCCCTTGGGGCTTCAATGCGGTGAATGCCCAATTATTAAGTGACTCCAATGCGGGCAACCGTACAGTGTGTATTATTGATTCAGGTTACGACATCAGTCATAACGACCTGAGCGGCAACCGTGTACAAGGTACTAACGACAGTGGTACGGGATCATGGAGTTCTCCGGGTAACAATAATGCTCACGGTACTCACGTTGCGGGTACTATTGCAGCGATTGCTAACAACGAAGGCGTCAAAGGCGTGATGCCAAACCAGAACGTGAATTTGCATATTGTTAAAGTGTTCAATGAATCAGGGTGGGGGTATTCATCGAGTTTAGTGAAGGCGATCCAGACCTGTGCGGATAACGGTGCAGATGTAGTCAATATGAGTCTCGGTGGTAGCCAAGCGAGCCGAACTGAGCAAAATGCCCTTCAGTCGATTTATGATGATGGTGTTCTACTTATTGCTGCGGCAGGTAACTCAGGCAATACTGCACACAGCTATCCTGCCTCTTATGACGCTGTGATGTCCGTTGCAGCAGTGGATAACAAAAATCATCATGCAGCTTTCTCTCAAGCAACAGATCAGGTAGATATTGCAGCACCAGGTGTGGCGGTACTGTCAACTGTGACCGTCGGTGAGGGTGTACTGTCCGATATTACGATTAACGGAGTGAGTAACTTCGATCGTGGTGTCGTTCCACACAATCGTAAAATTCTCCAGTCAGGCGACTACATCTCAGATCCGATTGCCGGTACGTTTACCGCCCCTCTTGCTGCTTGTGATATCTCGTCAGGCAGCTATAACTGTGGTGACATGTCGGACAAGATCTGTCTGACTGAGCGTATTGATAATCAGGCAACAGGCGTGCGCCCAGAAATCAACCCAGTTAAGGCATGTTACAACGCAGGTGCCAAAGCTGCGATTGTATACAGTAATCAGGAGCTGTCAGGCTTACAGAACCCATTCGTACTGGATGACAACAACGATTATCGTATGGTTTCCGTTACAGTTGACCGCGAGTTCGGCCTAGAACTGGCGAATCAGCTTGGTCAAACCGTCACAGTCAAAACCACCAAGGGTGAAGATTACGAGTACTATAATGGTACCTCCATGGCAACACCTCATGTCACTGGTGTTGCAGGCTTAGTATGGAGCTACCACCCAACGTGTACAGCGCAACAAGTACGTAAGGCACTGACCGCGACAGCAACTGACATCGACTCAGAAGGCCGTGATAACCGTACTGGCTATGGTCTAGTGAATGCGGATGCTGCGAAGGCATACTTGGATGTAGGCTGTAATGGCCCTGTTGACCTTAGTAAAGTTCTGGAGAATGGTGTCGCGAAAACGTCACTGTCTGGCGGAAGTAAATCAAGCACGGTTTACACTTTCGATGTTCCTGCCGATGCCAGCCAAGCGACGTTTACTCTAAGTGGTGGCACAGGCGATGCCGATATGTATGTTCGCTTCAATGGTACACCTAGCACCGGTGTTTACGATTGCCGTTCATGGGAGCAGGGTAACGGTGAGAGTTGTTCTCTCAATGTCACTTCTGCTGGTACTTATGAAGTTCTAGTTTATGGTTATTCCGCTTACTCAGGCGCTTCACTCGTTGCTTCTCATAATGGTAATGATTCTAGTAGCCAGGCACCATCTAGCTACACAAACTCTGATGCAGTCGCCATTCCAGATAACAGCAGTGCTGGTGTAACGAGCACACTCGACGTACTGCGTTCTGGTGATGCTGGTACCGTTTCTGTTGAACTTGACATCAGCCATACTTACATTGGTGATTTGCGTGTTACTTTGACATCTCCAACGGGCCATGAAGTGGTTTTGCATGACAATGCGGGTGGTTCAGCCAACAACATTGCCAACACTTATCAGGCTAACTTTAGTGGGTATGAGTCGAAAGGTACATGGAAGCTGAGTGCTGTAGACAATGCCAGTCAAGATACGGGCAGCATCAACAGCTGGACTCTATCTTTTCAATAAGGAATGAGTATGAAGAAGCAGAGATTAAAATCATTTTCCTATGTTGGCGCTCTCAGCCTACTGGTCGCGACTTTCTCCGCCAATGCAATGGCAGGAAATCCGGCGTTTCCCCCAGTGGAAAAGAGACCAGCACAGGCTGCTGAGCAACCAAGGTTCTTTGTGAAGTATCATGAAGGCAAAGAGCAGCAGGCCAGAGAGCTTCTTCGTTCTCATGATATTGAAGTGGTTGATGTTTTAGATAATCAGCAGGTGCTGGTGGTATCTGCGACTCAGGAACAAATCGATGAGCTAAACGATAATGAGCTGATTGATTATACAGAGCCAGAGCCTATCCGACGTCTTTACTCACAATAATCAATGCGCCCTAAGGGGCGCTTTTTTATGCTTTACTGGCGTTGTTTACACAATAAAGTGGTTACAATTGTGTAGCTGGCTTGGCATTCTTATGAAGCGTTTGTCAGTTCACCGTTTGGTGGCTGAGTTGCTGCTCTTCTTTCTCCATCGCATCCTATTATTCATCGAATTTTCATATCCTATGAGTGATAGTCAGTGACTCTGACTTGCTTTACTGTTTCAACTTCTGTCTTTTTTGTTTATAGCTCAAATTATAAATTCGGCTTTTATTACGTTGAAAATAGGCTTTTTTGTTAATTTGTGGTTTTTGGTTATAATAAATAATTAGACCTCTAAGTATTTTTGAGGTGTGGTTTAGATAAAGAGAGAAAACTATGTCCCACACGGTAGAGAAAGTGAGTGGTTCATCAATGTCTGCGTTTGATGCAGTTTTGGATAATATCATTCTGAAACCTGAGCCTAGAGCAAGATATAACCGTATTTTTGTTGTGCCTGCCTACCAAGGAATTACAGACGCCCTTCTAGAAAATCATCGTACGTTTGAGCCTGGGGTTTATCAGTATATTTTGTCTGGAGGGGAGGAATGGGAAAGTCAGTTAGACAGTGTTATTCAAAGGTTATTACTAGTGAATGAGAGTGTATTCGCTGATCCCATATTACGCAGAAAAGCGGATGAATTCATTTTGGAACGTGTATCTTGTACTCGTCAGTGGATCCGCCACTATTTATCTACTAGGAAGCCGATAGATGATGCATCTCATCAATACTATTGGCAGCCGGTTCGAGAGCGGCTGGCATCAATAGGTGAGGCTCATAGTGCTTACAATACTGCCTTGAAGGCAAAGCGCCATGGTGTGCAAACTCGGTTCATCGACTTAGCTGGCCCTCCTAATGAGCCGCGTGAATCTCTTGATAGCCAAGTTTGGAATCGTTTAGAGGGGGTAGACTTAAACTGCGAACTTCCAGTTGTTACCGCTTATGCATCTTGTGAAAGGAGTGACACTTGTCATGATGATCGCCGTTACGGTGATTTAACCTTGAGTAGAATAGCGGCATTAACTGAAGCTAAACAGGCGGTGATACATCAATGTTCTCATCTGAGTTCGGGCGATCCCGATTTAATTGGTACTGAGCTGGTAAACCCGATTGGGCAATCAAGCTATCAAGTAGCCAATGAACTGTCAGCCTTGTCTCACGATCTTGTTCATCCTGATGCCATTGAAGAGCTTTCCCAAGAGAATATTGACTTGCAGGTGAAATGCACCTTTGAACCTGAACATCCGGGGACTGTTATTAGCCATGACCATTGCTCAACAGAGCAGAAAGTGGACGTTGTGACAGGGAGAGACGATGTTTGTGTGTTAAAAATAATTCTTACCGAGGGTAATTCGGATTTGGCTGATCTAAAACATCAGCTTTTCTCCTTACCCAATGTTAACCTTCTGCACCATGATGAGCGGAGAGAAACACTCTGTTATTACTTTGATTGCTCGGTGTCTAATTTTGGTAAGATATTGACTCAAGCCAAAAAGTGCTTACCTAACGCTGAACTAACCGTTCAACGAGTGGCTTTACTGTCCGTTTTGGGGGCGAAAATATCAGGTGAGCAGACTTTACGCCTAGGCTGCCAAGCACTAGAGATGCAAGGGATATTACCTGATAATATTCATTACACTGAAGGTGATAATAGCGTAAAGTTTGCGGTGGCAAGTGTTCAGTTCAGAGCGGCTCTATGTGCTTTGCATGATGTATTTTTAAATACTACCGCAGATCGCAATCACTAATTTTTAGCTTCAGCCCCAGTATTAGATATCCTGTATTGTTGAAATCGTATTACGTCCTTTGTCCTTTGAGAGATAAAGAGTCGCGTCTACGGCTTCTAAAAATGCTTGAGGTGATGTGTTTCTTTCAGGGACGATGGCTCCCAGTCCAATACTTAATGTGACATGTGAAGAAATGGGTGAGTCTGGGTGTAATATTTTTCCTCTGGCCATCGCTTCTTGAATTCGGTGTGCCACAGAGAGCGCATCATCGAGGGGGGTGTTAGGCAGTAAGACGACGAACTCTTCTCCTCCATACCGAGCGACCATGTCGCTGTTTCGATGAACGGCTTGGTCAATGAGATTCGCAACCTGTTTGAGGCAAGCATCACCAGCACTATGACCTAAGCTATCGTTGTACTTTTTGAAAAAATCGATATCGATCATGATCAAGCCAAGGGAAGTTCCGTCTCGATGGCATCTTTTCCACTCTTCTTCGAGTAAATCATCAAACGCTCTTCGGTTACTAATACCTGTTAAAGCATCTTTTAATGACAGTAATTCTAAATCTCTGTTGAGTCGGGCTAGGCTTTCATTGGCTTGGAATAGTTCTAAGGTTTTTTCACTGACTCTTTGTTCTAGCACTTGATTAGCATCGATGAGTTTGTCTGCCATTTGGTTAAAAGCTTGAGCAAGCATTCCAAGTTCATCTTTCGTAAAGTACTGAATTCTTTGGGATAAATCACCGTTGGCAATCATAGATGCCACGTAAGTTAAATCAATGATGGGTTTAGTGATCGTTCGAGATAGGATGAGCACAACAATGCCCCCTACGAGTGCAGTTGCCAGAGAAGAGATGATCAGAAACTGCCTTTGTTCACTGATTATCCCAAGCGCATCGGCATGATCTATTTTGTACACAAGTCCTAAGTTCAGCTCTTTGAATGCATAAGCGACGGCGAGTACATCATGACCTTTGTGATCGATGTAGGTGGTTATATCATCATCTTTCTGCCTCACTAGGGCGAAAGGGTCAACCCACGAACCCTGCTCATACCCTAAAGTCAGAGCTACTGGGTAAATAGGGGTAATACTACCCGTATTTGGGTTTTGATAAACCAGAGTTGTCTCTTCTGAGTTGCCAAGCCCAAACTGGGTATCTGTGACCACAGAAAAATCACTCAAATTCATTTCGAGTATGGCGTACCCAATAAGGTGCCCATCAAGCTGCAATCTCTGTGAAATAAACAAAGTCGTCACATCAGTTTCTTTATTTAGATTAAATGCTATGGCGTACCGCTTGTCTTTGGCGGGAAGCAACTGCCGTTTGATTTCTCCGTTGGCGTGGATGTTAGCAGAGGAAGTGACTACTTGAGCATCTGCGTTGGTCACTATGATGTTCTGAATACTTTTGATCGATGCTTTAGCATCCGTGATTATTTTATATATTTTATGGACATGTGCTGTGCTCTCATCACTTGTTTCAGATTGCTTTAATTTACTTAGTGCGATTCTCAATTGTGTTCTTGAGCTTATTAATGCAATGCGTTCTTGGTATTTTTTGATAATTTGAAAAACCGCATTTCTTTTATTATTCGCAACGGTTTTAAGGTGGTTAACGACAACCATTTCAATCGATTCTTGGCTTTTATAGTGATAAACCGATCCTGTAATGATCAAAGAAAGCATAATAATACTTAGTAAAATAACGGTGATTTTTTGCCTGATGCCAATACCAGTGGGCTTATACGTTTTATTGATAGGCATAGTGTCATTCTCAAGCTTCTACTGCATATCAATTAAGCTTAGAAGTTGTGTTTGCTATTAACAAATTAATCAATAAAATGTTAGTGTATGAATTTAATGGAATAAGTGAGTTGGTGCGTATTTGGGGAGTCGTTACTCTCAAGAAAGTTTTATGCTTCTTTTTCCGTTCTCCTAGTGGCTTCCGTATACCTATCATTTTTGTAAATGGTAAATGATCGGTGTATATGAGGAAAAAATGTGAAATTGAGCTCATAATTGAAAAGGCTAGGTGAAACATTTAATGGAAGAACTATGAGAATAACGGACAAATCGTTAGTTGAGCAGCAAAAGATATCTGAAACAGAGCTCAGTCAAAGGCTTCAGCTTTTTCGACTTACTTCGGATGATCTCAATGAGATTAGAACAATAAAAAACATGATTGGCAGAGAGTTGGATAAAATTGTGAACCAATTCTATGAGCATCAAACGCACACGCCAGATGTACAAAACTTGATTGGTGATTCTGGAACCTTACAGCGCCTGATGTCAGCGCTGAGACAGTATATTACAGATCTTTTTAACAAAGAGATCGACTTAGACTATGTTGAGCATCGTTTGCGCATTGGGCTCGTGCACAAGCGAATTGGTGTCGATCCTAAACTGTATCTATCCGCCGTTAATTATTTGAAAGTCACGCTTTCAGAAACCATTAAAAAGAACATTAATGATCAAAGCTACGCTGATGAGCTGAGTGACATTCTAGAGCGATTAATAGAGTTTGATGTGTCTTATGTTTTTGATACTTACATTCGAAGCATGATGAATGAAATCGAAATTGAAAAGAACAAATCCAATATGTACGTCAATGATCTAGAGTCATTGGTTCAAGAAAGAACCAAAAGCCTTAAAAAAATGACTCGGTTAGACCCTCTAACCAACTTGTACAATAAAAGAGCATTTGATGAGTTTTCAAGCAGGTTGTTTTCGGATGCCCAACAGAGGGATGAGCCGATTTCGCTGCTCTATATTGATGTTGATGATTTCAAAGAGTTTAATGATGAGCATGGCCATGAAGATGGTGACAGTGTGTTAGTCGCACTATCTGATAGTATGCGAGGAG
This sequence is a window from Vibrio coralliilyticus. Protein-coding genes within it:
- a CDS encoding 1-acylglycerol-3-phosphate O-acyltransferase, whose amino-acid sequence is MLGIIRLTLAAIFIVFTTLFALIYCLFSPRNPRHVYFFCRWFNQLHKLVGLKLIQRGLDRAPTPANSVYISNHQSVYDFVTAPGMLRPRTVTLGKRDLLWLPFFGQLYWITGNILINRENKSQARDTIKQVAEAIHQRDLSVWVYPEGTRSKGRGLLPFKTGAFRMAIEAGVPITPMCVSTTHNKIDLNRRNNGVVISEMLEPIDVSGYKIEDARKLAEHCHTLMAAKIKELDNEVAQLEIQKNKALSEQQHSH
- a CDS encoding D-amino acid dehydrogenase, coding for MLTRCKSNILEKIPRLWSWSVKVVILGSGVVGLTSAWYLQQAGCQVTVIDRQPRSAEETSFANAGQISYGYSSPWAAPGVPMKAIKWLLEEHAPLKIKPSLSPELLRWASQMLKNCQLDRYRINKARMLAIANRSRECLAQLNQQYDLNYQGRTRGTLQIFRNRKQLLAVEKDIALLEESGTRYQLLNAQECLVQEPGLAHIQGTLTGGLYLPDDETGDCYLFCQQLQAMAEQAGVEFIFNTEIHSLNTQGNQVLSVNTSQGEIAADKVVVAMGSYSKSLLEQVGIDIPLYPVKGYSLTLPIIDEAFAPQSTIMDETYKVAVTRFENRIRVAGTAELAGFDPALPDKRLATLNHVVSNLFPDGTDLSRADYWTGFRPMTPDGTPIIGSTSIKNLFTNTGHGTLGWTMACGSAEILTEVITQSNYHQYKELSTHRYNE
- a CDS encoding LysR substrate-binding domain-containing protein, whose amino-acid sequence is MKSALLNGINLVCIVARHHSLTSAASELNLTTGAVSQQLQSAEERLGFDVFERHARGIRLTDQGQKLVESVSPHLAAIEDTIYQLTHVMDSKQIRLKLTPSLAFKWLVPRLEDFQKQHPEIQIHTFAEGALVDSDNRDYDIAIDYGPLPYKLPDAELLMEESLLPVMSPGYFRHFAHLSVSGSAQSWQHVTLLHDAMPWKGSTKDHEWQFWAQEHSLEFDTHQGHFFNRTDMAMSAAEAGVGVALARMALLGDELKHHRLVAPFPAIRARAGYFIITHVDNPHTRLFKSWLKQQSVIS
- a CDS encoding chemotaxis protein CheV, translated to MSVSSSTILTESGTNELEIIEFHLVKQMPDGSKKTCYYGINVAKVREVIQVPETTDYPNAQPHMVGVFSSRDILTPLVDLAGWLGVPTSKDLDKKFVIVTDFNRMTNGFLIDSISRIHRISWNDVESPSQFLEAGEQDCVVAVVRKDGNLIMILDFEKIIADINPELSMEKYDVKVDKSVDLNQKMVSKRNSKTVMVVDDSAFIRSLIQDTLSSAGYNIIACKDGGEAHEKLMEIAEVAKKENLPVTELVDAVVTDVEMPRMDGMHLVKRLRESDAYKELPIVMFSSLMSDDNRAKALALGANDTITKPEIGRMVAMMDQYIF
- a CDS encoding ion channel; amino-acid sequence: MKSTQGQCSYQNPDGWCCDQPCGESGLCYWHDPKVDKSKDDIKDKVEQWAAAGKPLDGFQLARTNLVDINLVNRGCKEGYSCRNVDFYRADLTDAHFFGLDLRGSSLMKSKMLGANLHCAKLDDCNLLGADLGRAKLENVEWGTYLKQEQQAKQARKKRQYKEVASLYQEAEEVCRNIRKQCEKQGLFEMAGDFFKREMRFRRYQMPKLSVRRVVSKVVDLFCGYGEDPMRVVGFSIFLILVCAMAYFFLDTTGAHPIYEDLSGWQFYLFEFLNSLYFSVVTFTTLGYGDISPVGIARFIAAFEAFLGSFTMALFVVVFVKKMTR